The region TCAGGAAGCTTATGGAAAGCGAATGATCAGGAATTAATAAAATGATCAGGAAAAACTAATCAAGGGCATTTTTTCCGATGATCCTCTATCCTTACTCGTCGtaatccattttctttcctggTCAAAGGAAAAACAAGGAATTTCGAAAGAAATTAAGGAATAAAATACCCACAGATACACTAATTAAGACAGGCATTTAAAGCTTtcacattttatttattctcaATAATTATTACTCATGCCGGTTTAGTTTTTCGCATTCTTGGTTATCACTCTTAAATTATATGGCAATCACAAGGCAATACAGATCTTTGGAAAAATAGACTCAATCTAAAACACCACGCCGTTCATTCACCAAGTAGCGGTAGCGGTGAGGAGCATTGAACGACACACCTGTCCCTCTGAGCCCTCGCCCCAGCGAAGCCCGCTGGCTCACGTGTCCATGCCGTCTCTAATTGCTCAGAATCCACATCAAGCTCTTCgagtagcagaagcagtttGTCTTCCAACAATGGGGTGATAAGTGAAAACCCATAATTGTGAAACGCACGGAAAAGAAGTTGATTGCGGTCACTATCATCATTATTTGCGCTGCTAttcgtttgtcgtttttgtggcttttttgcATTACTTTTTGCTCTAAGAATTATAATCGTTTTGCTGGTATGGTATTGTATTGTATGATCTCGGGGTTTCCTTAATTATGTACAAACATCTTCAAGTAACAACTGAGTGTGCCTATTCTGGTTGCATACACATATATCGGTacttcccctttctctcttcgctTTTTGGTTTCGTTACTGCTTGCTTTTGTGGACCTACTACACACATCAGGGTTCGTCGTCGGCGGAACACAACGAACACGAGTCACCTGGATGATCGCTGCAAGCTGGCGTAGAAATGGACAAGAATTCTTTTGGAACGGACGGTGGTAGTTTCAGTGTAGAGCTCTTCGGTGTCGAAGCTGTACAACAGATGACTCAACAGGATGATCAAAACCGTTAGTTCGTAATCCGCACTACTCCCGGTTTTATTCGGTGGATGGTTAAAAACTTCACAAAACAAATTCCATAAAAAATCCGTTCCTCGTATGCGGGGCACTCTGACTTAAGAAAACTATAGGAATGTGACTAGTTTGGCGTGAGATTATTTGCAACGTTTCTCCATGCATTCTTATGTGAGCTATGTACTTTCAGAAAGAAACGAAGCACATTTTGTGTATCTCTCTGACGCCTTTCCACATCATTATCGACGCGTTTCGCATcggtttcatgttttgttttcaatgctCTTGCTTTGTGCTTATCTTCTTTAATAATTCTAGCATTTTGTTGTGGATAAAGCCTTTAAACTAGCCAAGCTTTTACGATTTTTAACCATTCTGAAGAGATCAAAGAAGCTTAATAAATGTTTCTCTATTCCCTCCCCTCGCTTTTCACtcttttgttctctttttatCGCTCTTAGGTTGCTctaaaatttggaaaatttataACTATCTTTTATGTGCTCATTTGTTGCTCcgctttgcttttgtttgcttgtttttttatgcttgtttatgttttcgtttaatttgattgattggttttcTTTGTCTTACATTTTTACATCATACTTCACACTTCCACCAGGGGCCTATTATAGCCACTATAATGCATGGGAAGCAAACACACCAACGATCTTTTCTCTCTGATCTCAACTCTTGCTCCCAACTTCCAGGAAAATGGATTATGACcggcagaagaaaaaatgtaTTTGGCGTGAATTACACATCAAACAGCAGTAATGATAGTAACATCGAGACGTTGAACCTGAGTGATATGATACTAAATGAAATTGAACCATTTAACACCCCGGGAAAAGGTTAAAAAAGGTTTGCCAGGCTAGTTCATTACATTTACTGCTTGCTACCGGATGATACAGCTGTTTTGAATGATTAAATTAGTCTCAAACGCATCAAGAAGTTGTACAAATCGCCTGGGAATCCCTTGGgcgaaacatttaaatttctttcaAAACGGACGAGTTCATGACACTTTCCTGCTGATTGCATTTTAGGGGTTTACAGTTTTACTAGTTAGGGAACCTGTGCAATTACGTTCACTGGCTCAAACATTGCATTAAGTTATTGCGAGCATTCCTGAATCTGTCCTTCGTATGTTCTTTAAAAGAAAACTTATGCGGTCCTTGAATACTGGGATGCAAAACTATTTGAACTATTGTTCGTTTGTTGACAAGGTACAAAGGTAAGTTATTCCGAAACTAAActatgaaaaatatgtttctcaAAATCCCCTTTTCCACAAAACAGTGTTGTGCATTCTTAGGcgaaaaaaatacaaagcTCTCGAAACACGagaaaacgggaacgggaaacgGGTTGTAGACATTGCCTTAGCAGCCGAACACGGCAAGTCCTTGGGAAAGTTTGTTAGCctctattttgttttcatttcctagTCTACTAGATAAATTAAaggattttgttttgcaaactcCCGAAGCCTCCCTCGCCTCGCCTTCAACCGCCTTCACTGTACAAAATATCATCCAGCCTTAGGTGGCCTTTTAACGTTAGCGTTGCCGTGCCAAAATGCGTACTTATGATTCTTGTTGTTCGCTTTTGCGCTAGAAATTTCGGCTAATTGCTATTCTACATCAGTATGGCATGACTCTGCGGTGCTGCTTACTCTATTTCGATAAAAATCTATCAACAGTTCAAGTTTGTTTTACTTCTGGATGATCAAACTATGCTTTTTTAACGTGGATTGCAATAAAATAACCGCTCTGTACCACTGTGTGCCCCTATATAATCTCATTCCGCCACCACTCTCCATCTTTTCCCTGACTGATTTGCTGCAGCCACACCCATTTCATAGATAAATCCCAAAGTTCAAAAACACTCCACACACTCTCTTCTACTAGTCACatcacattccattcctttgCTGCAACAAGTCATGTAAGGATCAATTAAAATGTCCAGCCCGCCAGTTTTAACCAAGGAGCAGTAATGGTGCGGAGAGTAAAGTCTGTTTTTGGCTCGTTTTCATAATGTTGCAACCAATTTCTGCTTCGTCTCGAAGGTATAAAGTGCTTCGCCAGCTTAGTGCGCTTTTCCAATATCTCTCCCTAGCTCAATGAGCCCCCGCTCGATGATTTCTCTCAAATTCTATTGACCCTTTCCTTTCACCTGGTTGGCTACCATGGTTCAAGCAGCAGTTCACCGCGTCGGCTCGGATCATTGCGCGTTAAGAGACTATCATTTGCAGAAGCTGGCAAAATTCTAGCGAAACTGCGCGTTTTGTGCATCATTTAGCGGCCATTCGCTTCCGATCCGGCTGATCATGAATGCCGTTTATGTGTTCGTAGTAGCTTGTTGCAGTTTtatcttccttcttccttttttttgggttttgctttcatttccgTTATAACTATACGCTGGAATGATATAATTGTAGCTGCTTTGTAGTGGCTGATGGCTGCGCTGAGATGCTGCTTCATTATCGCTTATCTTCCCCATTCCCCCTCCAGGTTTCTGCTGCGCTTTTGAGCTGGCTGGTTATCCTTTTCGCTAGTTGTGCCATCATCTTCGTCCCGCCGCGGGGCAACTTCAACAGTCATAAGATAAGCATGTTCTTACTTAGTAAATTTAAACTTAACGTTCTCCAAACCATGCACTTGACGTTTCAGACTGCGGCTATCGGACCAGGCGGAGTCGAGATactggtcgtcatcgtcttgcTCAAGTTTCTgtggagacagagagagagagaaagagagagagagtgaaaaaaaataaaaatacgaACAGCACATGAGAAGAAAAGATCGTAAACGGGGACGGATAGCAATGGTGGTGAAACTGATGAAATGATTACAATATTCCACTCCGGCGCCCAGAATGTGTtaagaattttaattaattcacaTTATATCAAGTGACACCGGAGCAGCCGTTTCGGCGACCGGCTGACATTCATTAGAGTTGAATGAAGTTTGATGCAGCGTCATACGCGATACACTGTACGGTAGTACCCGGAGCCGAGCCAAACATTATGCACCAATCGGTGGCACAGATCGAGTATCGAATGTGCCCACCGTGAGCCAACACACTGTTGGCAGCGTCCCAATAGCGCCGCTGCATATTCTGGTCAGCATGGCACCCGCCCTATCGCCTTATGAGCTTCGAAGGGGCTCGCCGAAAACCATTCCGAAAAGCCAGCGCTGGGCGCGCGCCCTGTTTTGTCCATTGAATTTGGCGCcaaatattaaattacaacTTTCAAAATTGCTTTCTCATCGCGTTGACAGCCGGAATCGGGGCGCATGAAATGCataaatgcagcagcaggcgccCCTTTCTTCCTGGCCCCTGGTGTTGGTCCCCTGGCGTATTCAGGACACGAGTGGAAGGCACACGCCACCAGTCTCGCCTGTCGGCGGGTTAACTCGCCAACCGGCGCCGACAATCTCCGCCAGAacccagcgagcgagcttcaATCGATAATCGGTTGCCGCCTCGAGGGGTGGCCTCGCTGGCGACCGCTAATttggccagcaccaccagcactcacTACTGTGCCACGCCATGCAAGCCCACCGACCGGCGgtgacacacaaacactacactactactactacgactACTACCGGAGATTGAACCTGCCCCCTCGGCCTGCCAATCGGCGGATCGGTgaagaggggaaggggggttgcGCATCGCGGAGTCTCGTGTCAAGTGGAATATCGCAATTATGCACCATAAAACAGCTGACGTGGTAAGAATGCCCTACGCTGCCACCAGAAGAGGCGCATGCCAATGAGAACGCTAAACCGCCGCTAACCGAGAACGGTGCGGACGGGCCTGCTGTCGACATTgcccaccaccggaaccagcattgaaacattgaaacatcCCTGCCCATCTGACTCAAGCTGACAAGCAGCGCACCACGGTAGAAAATCACAACCCGCCATAGCCGCTtatcattgtttgtttgattagcATCGACAATCGAGACGAGACGGGACACAACAGTGGACATGCCGGGGATGAAAATGTTACGAACAAGTGACGCAGAGAGCAGAACTACTAACCCTTGCAGTGATACCGAGTTGGACAGCAGAccgcctccgccaccgccaccaccgtcgatgcTCTCGCGCGACATTTCGTCCGCCATTTTCACCTTCAGCTGGTGGCCAAACGAGTTGAGGTCGGAGGTCGAGTTGGGTGTGATCGGTTTCGACGAGCCGTTCGTGTTGGTCGTGGCGGTCGTGTTGGTGTTGTTCATCGAGTTGTTGACCGTCCCGTTCGGTTGCAGTGGCTGGATCGGGGTGGTCACCGTCGTATTtacatcgccaccaccaccaccaccaccatcatccgttGAGCCCGtgtggttctgctgctgcttctcgttgATGTGATTGGCCGTCACCACCACTTCTCCCTCGTTCTCGTTGTTGATCTTGTTATCGTTACCCTCGTCCGTGTCCGCCAGTTCGTCCTCGgtcgcttcctcttccccaTTCTTGTCCAGCAGTGCcgcctcctcgtcctcgttaAAGATGACAAAGTACGCGAACGCCAGGTAGATGACCGAGATGATAAACGATGGTATCGGAATGGCCATCGCAAACACCAGATTCAGCGTGTTCTGCCACATATCGAGATCACTGATCACGAGCTCCGGATCGACTCGGGAGTAGTAGCAGGTGAAGTTGGTGCCAATCGTCCAGTATCGCTTGGTCCAGATGGTGCAGTTCAGCATCGGCGGGTAACCGCAACCCTTGACGTTCGGGTAGAGCCGAGCGCCGGTAAAGTACCACTCGGAGTTGTTCCCCATCAGGCCCGTCATCTCCTCCGGGTACTCGATGAACGCGTTCTCCTCGTCGATCAGCGAACTCTTGAAGCCGGTTCGCCCGTCacccataccaccaccaccaccaccaccaccaccgttcaggttgtcgtccagcagcagatcgctGTAGTCGTAGTCCGCCGCCCGTACGGCGCGCTTGAAGCGAAACAGCGGGTTGGCGTATCTActgtttcctcctcctcctcctgctcctgctcctggaggcacaccaggagcagcagcagcaccgttgccgttgccgccaCTGCTACTAGCCGCATCGGACGTAGCGATCGGCTTCCGGGCCACGGTGGCCGTGGGACTGTCTACGCTATTGGAACTACTAGCTACACTACTATCTTTACTACTCTCCCCACTAACGCTACTATCACCAATGGCTTTTGTcacgccgctgccgctgccggctGCGGCTGAAGCGACCGATGTGGCCTCGAGCAGTTCAccggcggctgcggctgcaaCTGCGGCTGCCTCCTCCCTGGCTGCGGCCGCCGCTAGCTGGGCGGCCGTCTTGTAGTTGACCCGTATCTGGTGGCACTCGTAGATGTCCTTGGTGCAGCCCTCGCGGCACGACGTCCACGAGCAGTTCTTCGCCCCGTGCAGATGCTCATTGTAGGCGGTCACGCACAGGGCCGGTGACTCATCGAACTGCATGAAGATGGTCTGGAAGGCCGGCTCGATCACGAACGGCACGAGAAACAGGAAGGCGAACAGGCTGAACGTGCCGAGCAGGATGAAGAAGGCGGTCGTGTAGAACAGCGCTTTTTCGCGAAAGGTACGAGGAACGATTTCCTCATCCATCGcggctgctgcgtgtgcggtACCGCGGATATATTTCTGGAAAACCCGGtacggtggccagccagcccgtcaGCTCGCCTATCTATCTGCTGCCCAGCAGGCTGCAGGCTGCAGGCTGCAGACTGCTtccgctactgctactgcttcgtGCGCTTAGCGTGGCTCTTAACAAACGTCTCACGACTTTCACAGGCTCACTCTGGACCGTCCATTATGGAGCATCCATGGTTGGTGGGGCTGAGGCGACAGGACACCTGCACAGTAGAGTAGTTCGTAGCCTGTCCTTTCCGCATACAGGCGCATGCATACAATACCAGTTGGGCAGATCGTTCCAGTGGTGTAACGAGATCGTTCTGAACAGCTGAGGCTCGCTGAGCGTCGATTGATTTTCCTGCCTAACCTTGGCGCACTACACTTCCCCACAACAACACGGATGACGGATGATGATACGGCAAATAGTTATGGTTACCACGGCCACTCTTTTTCGTCTCGTAGCCTTGTTGGAGCTTGTAGTggagctactactactactgctagcTACTACCATCACCTCATACGATCCACTGCCAAACAAAGAACTGAGCTTAAGATTCGGACGGATGTgacgtgatgatggtggttcccACGGTGCGGCAAACCAAATCCTGTGTTTATCgacgttctcgttcgttcgccagcaGTACACCAGGACACTAGCACCTAGAGCTACCTACAGCTGTCGACGGTGAGTTTGTTTTATCCGGAGCTTCTACGCAAACCGCCACCGAcactatttttcgatttcgttttcgatcCCCTCCACACACCACTCCACTTAGCTGCATCGTATCATCGCGTACATATCCTTCTCCAGGCTGGCTGTCcaggttcggttcgttcggttcgttggcTCACTCCGATCGGTCTGACTGACTCACTGGCGGCGGGACTCACACTGCACACTCGCTCGCGGATGGATTCCGAGGGTCTTTTACATAACTATTGCGTGTTTTTTGCAGAGCAATTTTGAATTATAAATAATCTGCTCCCACCACCATTACGCCACTACGCGGTGCCTCGGCCCTCGCCACCGACAACCggtgcagccaccaccagcaccaccagcaccaccaccaccactaacaccGCACGCGCACCGCTCGTCCACAGTCACTCAATATCCAAATATCGTGTCATTTTCGGGGGCGACCACTactggaaaagggaagggcTATTATTGATCAAAAAGACGCTCCACGCAGGCAGGCATCGGAAACAGTTCTTTcttctagtgctgctgctcctacacCGTACCGTTGTTGACCACCCGATTGGTTGATGGTGACCCGGTGGCATTCGCTGGCGGTGGAACATTTGAAAATAACTgccgttccgtgccgtgccgtcaAAGAAAGGAGTGTGAgtgtgcctgcgtgcgtgtatgtgtgtttggtatTCTGGGTCGAACGAAGGCttataaaaaatgaaaacctaGTCCACAGACGACGGAGCTGCACTCCGGGGCCCTCCGGACCCACACTCTTCGCGGCCGCAAGGGGGATTAATACTTTAAATTttttatccatccatcccgccTCTGGCAAGGAGGCCGCCAGTAagaaaggggggtggggtgggggggggggggggtgcagaaCAAACGACGTCACcgagtgtttgcgtgtgtgtttgtgtctgtgctttggttgtggtttttgttgagactttccattccgattccgaattcgatcacacaaacacagcttGTGGGAGCTCTGGCAAGACGTTCCAAGCTGCCTGGCCATTTGGCGACGGGACGTCTGGGAGTCAGATGGTATCCAAAGCGAGGAAAACCATTGCTTTACCGTACCCGAATGCCAGTTTTCACTACTTTCCCCAACACGCCCCCTCCCGAGCACGGACACCTAATTACGGCTGCACGCCTTCACATAACCAATAATAATAACTGGgctgggaaaagggaagggaaaatgaTAGGTCAAGCTGCACCGTTTGGAGTCGAGCAGAACGGCGAGCACTTGTCTTGGACTTGGAGAACACGCAAAACATAACTCCTAATCATTCGAATGCTTcagaatgcagcagcagcagcaggagcaaggAGCGGGAGGCCCTGGTGCGCTCACTGAAAAcgacacacaaacgcacgcacacgcaggagagagagagagagagaacattcAAAAACATGCTGAACCTACTGGACCGACCGGATGTCGCCAGCGAGTCCGAGAATAGGCTGCGGGTCGACCCGGTCGGTGCACCACAGCAGGCGGAGCATTGTGTCCGTGACAGACTTTACGGATCCCTAGAAGCTAGGAACCAGCAGAGTTGAGCCACGGTTAGGAGCTCGCCAGTGGTGATGACGTGATGGCATGACTGTACTgcggtactgctgctactgctactgctgctgctgctccttcgtaCACTTCCTGGCGGGACGACCGCATTCGTGCGGGCTACTTATAGGTAGCCATGCTCTTCATAAATCgtgccaccgaccgacacgacgacgacactccGACACACAGTGGCAGAAGGCAAagcaaaaattgatttttagcAGACCTCCGTCACCGTCTCCATCGCCCAGTTGCCACGCACTGGGGGCACGCACTGAGTTGTCCGACCCCCAGCTGCAGGGTGGTcacgaacgaaccaccacGGACCACCACCTTCTGCGGTGCGGAATGAGGATTCGGTGGGCTAGATGAACTCGGGAATCCCGGAACCCCATCCAACGATTCGCAGCGAAAGGTTACACAACGGGCGCGCGAATACGAATTTGCGAATCTGCTGCCATTTGTCTTTGCCTTGGTCCGTTGGCCAACGGAGCGAACACCCAGAACTCCACCTATAGCGCtcaccacaaacacatacatgcacgcacacatacatgcacacctCACGGTTACGAATTCGCTCGCTGTTGCTTCGAAGCACTTTTACTCCTTCTTCAATAGTTAATGATATCATTTAGCCTGGGCCCGGGGCCCAGGACACCATCGTGCGAACCATCGACTGCGAATTTGGGAGGGGATGGAGGGCGGCAGTGTGCGGAGCACccagtttttcttccttcctccctttttccttggTGTGTTTTCTACCACGGGCCAGGTCGGTGAGAAAGCCTCCGTCGTTTTactccgttttcttttcttttgacGAGCCACTACCGTCTTGAAGGAACATACCATTGGGAAGGAAAAGatagggaaagggaaaaacacGGCAAGTTCCGCAGTGCTGCTACGGTTCCTCGATCTTACTCCACACCACTACTATGGTCCCATCAAGCTCgattctggtgctggtgcctgccagtcagtcagtccctGGTAGGCACCTACTTGGTGACCATCCTAAGGGACTTGGCCACCAAATTGGACacgcacacgggcacacacacGCGATATGCACGCACGCAGTCCTCCTAGAACCTCCGGATCCCAGATTCCAGGACATACACATACTCCTTAGCGGTGGAtgaggtcggtcggtcggtcggtcggtttagACTATTATCACAATATTGCACGTCCGCACATACGTGAACGGTGACTGACTGA is a window of Anopheles aquasalis chromosome 2, idAnoAquaMG_Q_19, whole genome shotgun sequence DNA encoding:
- the LOC126571469 gene encoding protein tipE isoform X1, which encodes MDEEIVPRTFREKALFYTTAFFILLGTFSLFAFLFLVPFVIEPAFQTIFMQFDESPALCVTAYNEHLHGAKNCSWTSCREGCTKDIYECHQIRVNYKTAAQLAAAAAREEAAAVAAAAAGELLEATSVASAAAGSGSGVTKAIGDSSVSGESSKDSSVASSSNSVDSPTATVARKPIATSDAASSSGGNGNGAAAAPGVPPGAGAGGGGGNSRYANPLFRFKRAVRAADYDYSDLLLDDNLNGGGGGGGGGMGDGRTGFKSSLIDEENAFIEYPEEMTGLMGNNSEWYFTGARLYPNVKGCGYPPMLNCTIWTKRYWTIGTNFTCYYSRVDPELVISDLDMWQNTLNLVFAMAIPIPSFIISVIYLAFAYFVIFNEDEEAALLDKNGEEEATEDELADTDEGNDNKINNENEGEVVVTANHINEKQQQNHTGSTDDGGGGGGGDVNTTVTTPIQPLQPNGTVNNSMNNTNTTATTNTNGSSKPITPNSTSDLNSFGHQLKVKMADEMSRESIDGGGGGGGGLLSNSVSLQGNLSKTMTTSISTPPGPIAAV